The following coding sequences lie in one Glycine max cultivar Williams 82 chromosome 19, Glycine_max_v4.0, whole genome shotgun sequence genomic window:
- the LOC100815377 gene encoding succinate dehydrogenase [ubiquinone] iron-sulfur subunit 2, mitochondrial — protein sequence MATGLLKRAAQRLPSSPGFKLALLRAHASEAQAQQVEPKARGTPTLKTFQIYRWSPENPSKPELKDYQINLKECGPMVLDALIKIKNEIDPSLTFRRSCREGICGSCAMNIDGCNGLACLTKIPSEGAATTITPLPHMFVIKDLVVDMTNFYNQYKSIEPWLKRKNPPEPGKEILQSKKEREKLDGMYECILCACCSTSCPSYWWNPESYLGPAALLHANRWISDSRDEYTKERLDAINDEFKLYRCHTILNCARACPKGLNPGKQISHIKSLQPKA from the exons ATGGCGACAGGGTTACTGAAGAGGGCGGCGCAGAGGCTCCCCTCCTCGCCGGGGTTCAAGCTGGCCCTCCTCCGGGCCCACGCGTCGGAGGCCCAGGCCCAGCAGGTGGAGCCCAAGGCCCGCGGCACCCCGACCCTCAAAACCTTCCAAATCTACCGCTGGAGCCCGGAGAACCCCTCAAAGCCCGAGCTCAAGGACTACCAGATCAACCTAAAGGAGTGCGGGCCCATGGTCCTGGACGCGCTCATCAAGATCAAGAACGAGATCGACCCGAGCCTCACGTTCCGCCGCTCGTGCCGCGAGGGGATCTGCGGCTCCTGCGCCATGAACATCGACGGTTGCAACGGCCTCGCGTGCCTCACCAAGATCCCCTCCGAAGGCGCCGCCACCACGATCACCCCTCTGCCACACATGTTCGTGATCAAGGACCTCGTCGTCGACATGACGAACTTCTACAATCAGTACAAGAGTATCGAGCCGTGGCTCAAGAGGAAGAACCCACCGGAGCCGGGGAAGGAGATTCTACAGAGCAAGAAGGAGAGGGAGAAACTCGATGGGATGTACGAGTGCATACTGTGCGCCTGCTGTAGCACGTCCTGCCCCAGCTACTGGTGGAACCCCGAGTCCTACCTCGGTCCCGCCGCGTTGCTCCACGCTAATAG GTGGATAAGTGACAGTCGTGATGAGTACACTAAGGAGAGATTGGATGCCATTAATGATGAATTCAAGCTCTATCGCTGCCACACCATATTGAACTGTGCTCGAGCCTGCCCAAAGGGGTTAAACCCAGGAAAGCAAATCTCACATATCAAGTCACTTCAGCCTAAAGCATAA
- the LOC106797257 gene encoding uncharacterized protein yields the protein MTMSGYVHDRQVEKIDPLLRWVESEFGFKPVVYSSFFGEKQEDGLLTAIENLLKKTDDCELAAIDAIAASAHSLTLAIGMVQGKLQIEEAIELIRLEEDFSGEQVGPRRRWS from the exons ATGACAATGAGCGGCTATGTACATG ATCGCCAGGTGGAGAAAATTGATCCATTGCTTCGTTGGGTGGAGTCAGAATTTGGCTTTAAGCCAGTTGTTTACTCCAGCTTTTTTGGTGAAAAGCAGGAAGATGGTCTTCTAACGGCTATTGAGAACCTTCTAAAGAAAACAGATGATTGTGAATTGGCAGCAATTGATGCTATTGCAGCATCAGCACATTCGTTAACTTTAGCTATTGGAATGGTGCAGGGGAAATTGCAAATTGAGGAAGCAATTGAACTTATTAGACTTGAAGAGGATTTCTCAG GTGAACAGGTGGGGCCTCGTAGAAGGTGGTCATGA
- the LOC102669901 gene encoding uncharacterized protein — protein sequence MVEGNYSAVIQRILPPKYKDPGSVTIPCSIGAMSVRKALIDLGASINLMPLSMCRRIGELEIMPTRMTLQLADRSITRPYGVIEDVLVKVQHFTFPTDFVVMDIEEDAKIPLILGLPFMLTANCVVDMGKGKMEMGVDDQKIKFDLFDAEKHLLDQNICSKMEVIKNEMVLMARAKLAPDP from the coding sequence ATGGTGGAAGGAAACTACAGTGCTGTGATTCAAAGAATCCTTCcacctaaatacaaggatccaGGGAGTGTCACAATCCCTTGCTCTATTGGTGCAATGTCAGTTAGAAAAGCCCTTATTGACTTGGGGGCCAGCATAAATTTGatgcctctctccatgtgcagaagaatTGGAGAGTTGGAAATTATGCCAACTAGAATGACACTACAGTTGGCAGACAGATCGATTACAAGGCcttatggagtaattgaagatgttttggtcaagGTGCAACACTTTACCTTCCCTACGGATTTTGTTGTCATGGACATTGAAGAGGATGCTAAGATCCCTCTGATTTTGGGCCTTCCCTTCATGTTAACTGCCAATTGTGTGGTGGATATGGGGAAAGGTAAAATGGAAATGGGTGTAGATGATCAGAAGAtcaaatttgatttgtttgatgCAGAAAAGCACTTACTTGACCAGAACATCTGTTCTAAGATGGAGGTAATTAAGAATGAGATGGTTTTGATGGCCAGAGCCAAGCTTGCTCCAGACCCATGA